ATTGTCTTTATCACCGTCCACGACCGGATATCGGGTATAACGTTCTTCCCCGATGACGGTCAGCACTTCCTCGATGGAAGAACCTGCTGATAGGGTGACGATATTCGTTCTCGGAACCATGATTTCCTTTGCAATCCGTTCGTCAAATTCAAATATTTTGTTCACATATTTGAATTCCGATGAATTGATCTCGCCGCTTTTGTAGCTGTCTGATAAGATGATTCGAAGCTCTTCTTCAGAATGGGCGATTTCATGCTCAGAAGCAGGCTTTAACCCGAACAATCCTGTAAATACCCGGGCAGCGCTGTTCAGCGTCCAGATGAAGGGATATGCGATGCGGTAAAACCAAATCAACGGACGGGCAAACAATAAGGTGATTGTCTCTGCCTTCTGGATGGCGAATGTCTTCGGGGCAAGCTCACCAACAACAACGTGCAAAAAGGTGATGACCGAGAAAGCAAGTCCGAACGAAATGATGCTCGTGATCGAAGGGCTCAATTCGATCCGTTCGAAAACCGGATGAAGGAGCGTTTCGATTGTCGGTTCACCCAACCAACCAAGTCCGAGGGCGGTGATGGTGATACCCAATTGACAGGCTGAAAGATATTCGTCTAAGTGTGATATGACTTTCTTTGCTGCGATTGCCGTTTGATTCCCTTCTGAAACCAATTGATCGATCCGGGAACTCCTCACCTTGACGATGGCGAATTCTGAAGCCACGAAAAAGGCTGTCAGTGCAATCAAGAGAGCAACGAGAAATAAATTAAATAAAATGTCCAATTGAGTGAAGCGAATAGAATGGGAATGGTCCCCCTTCCTATGCCTCAAACACCTCCTTTATATAATAATGATAAATGCATACGGACACACCGGGAATCATCCTTTTGTTCAGATTACAATCTAGAATCTCAATTGAAAAGTGATCCCCATTCGTTTATTCTTAATGATAATGATTGATATGATTTCATCATAGAGAATATCATCCCGCTTTACAATCATTTCGAATTTCAATTGTAGTCAGTTTGGAAAGGAGAACGATCATGGCAGACGTATTCAACCAAGAGTTTGTTGTATCCCTCATCATTGCCTTTTCGGTTTATATGATGATCAGGGGAATAGCCATTTTCTTCGGAAAAGCAGGAAAAGGCTATCTGGAGACCATTCAGTCTGGAAACGGGCAATCATACCTGCACTTTATTGGGGGTTATTATATATTATCAGGCGTACTCGGCCTGCTTATTCCACGTTTGGACTGGAAAACGGAAGACATTTACTTCGCAATAGCGATTTACGCCGTAACATCCGTCGTATTCTGGGTCACGCTTGATGTGCTGATGAAACGTGAAAGAAAAAAACTGCAGCAGAACTGATGGAGTGACAGGGGTCAACAACAGGCCCCCTGTTTTGTATATCCATCCTTTTCATAAAAAACCGACCGGAATCGATTTCAATATCGATTCCGGTCGGTTTTTTTCGTGGAACTTCACCCAATGAAAATTTGGGCAGGACATCTCCGTGCCAACTGAATAAATTACATAAAAAAGTGTTAACATTCAAAAGAATGTTTGAACATCTTTGCCAATTCTTTTATACTATATTCAAAAGGATGTTTGAATGAAATAGGGGTGGAGACATG
The nucleotide sequence above comes from Bacillus sp. KH172YL63. Encoded proteins:
- a CDS encoding hemolysin family protein — translated: MDILFNLFLVALLIALTAFFVASEFAIVKVRSSRIDQLVSEGNQTAIAAKKVISHLDEYLSACQLGITITALGLGWLGEPTIETLLHPVFERIELSPSITSIISFGLAFSVITFLHVVVGELAPKTFAIQKAETITLLFARPLIWFYRIAYPFIWTLNSAARVFTGLFGLKPASEHEIAHSEEELRIILSDSYKSGEINSSEFKYVNKIFEFDERIAKEIMVPRTNIVTLSAGSSIEEVLTVIGEERYTRYPVVDGDKDNVLGVVNVKELLTTLMTEQGKHQDVTPFIKPVIRVIETIPIKALLLKLQKERSPMAVLLDEYGGTAGLVTLEDIIEEIVGEIRDEFDIDEIPEVQKLKEDHYIFDAVMLIEDVNDLLGISIEEDEVDTIGGWFLTQKYEVKPDDKIEEQGYCFKVKKIDGHHIQYLEVTKMKSLTIEKNESN